The genomic interval TATGATGATTTCCTcccattttttttatcaacagcTAATTAATCAATTTAATATCGATATGAATCACTTCAGGGAAAGATGTTGTTACAGGACATGAGATTAACACAACATTATATACAGAATTAATGTATatagtgtttatttaaatgaagcaGTTTCTCTCAACAACCATTGGGGGAGCTGTTGTAATATGAAAGTACATTATAACATGCTGCCAGGGTTATCACTGACATCAGAATGGAAACCGTGCCAGGTGCAAGTATTACAGGACAGTTAATATGACATCGcatttaaacataattataatttttttaggTTTGCACATTTAATGAAGGTGACAAAAAATCAACAAATGACCATGAATCATtggtattaaaataataaagaaaagtgttttatgttttagatattatatattgcaatattatatatatatatttggacCATGCATGAACAAGTATAGATAAATGCAGTTCACACATGCAGTAACATCAGCCTACATACTATATGTTTTAGGTCAGTTAGACCTCTCAGAGTGTTCTTGAGCTGCTACTGAGGTCTTATGACTCCAAACAGAGAATTAGAgctaataaaaaatacatataaacgTGTAAGTCGGGACATTATCTTACAAGGACGTGTAGACAATTACACTTTACAGTGAACACAAGAGTTGCACACAGAAGCATTCACAGAGAATAGATCTGTCTCCACATGTATAATTCAGCACTCGATACATACTGTATAAGCATTTGCACAGTGTGGTATGAATGTAGATGTCAGAAGGGTCAACGAGTATTCATCAGTGCATGCTACAGGGTATTGTGAGGAGCTGTAGTTACAGTAGAAAGGCAGTGATGGAAGGCGTACTGAGGTCTTCTActctacaagtaaaagtacagtagcaagtaaaatgtacttaaagtatcaaacaTACAATGATTATCTTCTGAAGTTGTTTGTCTTTATAGAAACAACTTACTTCAGGGGATTAAAGTCCTTTTGAGGACTAACCTGATGCAGTACCACAGGCCTACATTTCTCTCCTGGGCTGCATGACTCTTACCCACATACATAACTAAGCAGAGGGTCGCTTTGTAGCCCCTCATGGGAAAATGCTTGTTTAGTTAACTTGTCTTACAACACATTTGACCTCCTACCCTTCTGACCCGAGCGTAGCTTATCTGTGTTGGTTTTCCTCCGAGAAGAAAGTGGACAATAACACGGTGAAGTTACATAAGGACATGGCATGTTCTGTAACTGACGTAAGACATCATGGACACATCATGAAACCTCAATTTGTTACCAATCATCTTGGTTgtgaaataaatactgtatatcccTCCCTCTCTTAATTATTATACAACATTTAGGGCTAGTTCATGTCAAGGACAGTCATTTCATTATATAAACACATGTTTGATAAGgtataaaacaaatagaaagtGGAAAAGTAATTGTTGCtgacttcatttattttcccagaCATACCTACTTCGCCCCCATAATCATAATCAGACAAgcaacaacatgttttaaagaaacCTTTTGGGAATGTATCATGCCACAGCCTTTTATTTGCTTTGCCCAAAATAGATCTTGGTTCAAAATCCATATTATGTAACTCAGGGAAAGTTTCATCTGGTTATTGAACTGTGTGGAATAAAACCTGTCCTGTCTTGAGTGGTAAGAGCTTTAaaatgtgcttctttttttaatgtctttatattttaattagtgCAAGATGAATCTCATAAATCACCTAAAATGATATTAAGATAATGTTTTAAGGTGAGCATGTTTCAGTTTGCTTTGGCCTGCAGAGAGGATAACATTCAGTGCAACAGATATCTCGCCTTCAGGGTGCGGTTAACGGGACGACCCAAACGCAGCACGCACAGGCAGATGGtgataacaaaaagcgagctttaattaacaaaagctgaaatatattgaaaaaaaacagatattaaagcaaaaactgagggagcatccatccatccatccatccatcgtctaccgcttatccggggtcgggtcgcgggggcagcagctccagtaaggaaccccaatcttcccttctccgggccacatcctccagctccgactgggggatcctgaggcgttcccaggacagtgaggagatataatctctccaccgagtcctgggtcttccccgggggggggggaggctaagataaaaaaaaaacacagggatAAAACACAGAAGGCCCGACCAGGAAACATAGACGGCGAGCTGACAAAGGAGAATGGGACACACAGGTGTATATACTCAGacaactaatcacaagaacaggacGAGGCAAAGACACGAGGACATTAGCAGAGGAggatcaatttaaaaaaagcggtaaaacacaaagacaggaaataaaACGTGACATGACACAAGAGGAGTGTACttcacaaagtaaaacaggaaacagaaaggtAGGATCATGACAAAAGCCACAAAACTATTTACCATTCTGCTAGTTTTGAAACCGTGAGAAAGAAGCACCTGTGTAACCTCCTTGCTGATATTGGCCAGTCTCTTATTGgtccaggagagagagaaactgaatataaatacaaacagtgaGGCAAGCAGGTCAATGTGGCTTTCTCGCTCATCAAGGGAAAGCATGAAGTTGTTGATTCTGGTGGCTTTGTTCGGGCTCAGCCTCGCCCAGCACAACCCCCACACCAAGCACGGCAGGACTGCCATCGTGCACCTGTTTGAGTGGCGCTGGGCGGATATCGCTGCAGAGTGTGAGCGCTTCTTGGCTCCGAACGGCTTTGGTGGAGTTCAGGTGTGTATGGCTGAACgcaggagagagatggaggagaatcCCTTCTTCTTCCATTTTGAAATGAAGTGCTactaaattatataaaatggaTCTAATAAGTATTATCAACAAGTAACAAGTGATTCCAGCTTAATTACATAGACAAGGTTAATGtttactgttgagttttttttttttctgtgtatggttcattaaaaaaaaagaagctcattAGGAAAAATAAGGATATCGACATTAGTGGGAAGATGATTTGCGTCAGGCTGatataaaatactaaataagAATACAAATCTTGCCTTTTGAAGGGGTCTCTCTTTATCCTCTATTCCCCTTCTTTTAAATTTAAAGAGGTACTCTAGTGCAGGGTTCtttaatgtttttcaggccaatgacccccaaactggtgtagagtggagcagggaccccctactgtatatattgtatagaagaggcttgaggaggtccgtgcgacgggggggtgagaggcgcacatttccttttcctcctctctgtctctgactgtaggtgtgtgtcgccggcCTTCCCAAATCtttttaatttagctttttctacaaacaattttgcgacccccctgcagtacccgTGGACGCCCTGTTGGAGACCTATGCTCTagtgatttagtattgcacttccataaagttgaaGGACTCAAAAGAGACATATACACTActtttcccataatgcacctcTATAGCATCTTTTATCAGCCCTCCCTGAAATAACCTTCACAGGCTGAGTATTACTCCTCACGATGATTAAACTGAAGTTCATGTGTACAACCGCTGCCCCTTTCACAACTGTATTCtacatagtatagtacataGAACCCTATTTAACATCGATCTTCCATCTGGCGATAATTCCTGTGTTATAAGTAACAATTACTGGagtgtgtttcctctgtgttcctcagATCTCCCCTCCAAATGAACACATTGTGCTGAACAATCCCTGGAGGCCCTGGTGGCAGAGATACCAACCAGTTGGCTACAACCTGTGCTCCAGATCTGGCAATGAGAACGAGCTGAGAGACATGATCACCAGATGCAACAACGTTGGGGTAAACCACAGTGATTTACTGAAAGGCATTAGGAACAATGTTCTTCTGCGTTTGACAGCTCCTCGTAAATCTACAGCCTTGTACAGCACAACAAATTCTTACCAGATACAGATGCTTTATGCATCATTATCAAACTGTTCTATAACAACGGGCACCAGGCATTTTAGAACAAAGAGCATCAATTTAATGAATCAATGCCTCTGTCTTGAGGAACTGTCTTTCACGCtttaatttgaaacatttagCCGCTTGTTTAGAGTTATACGCTTCAGTTTCTGGACCACCAACAACACAGTAAATCATTAGTGAGCAGCACAGCTTTGACAAAAGAGCGAATGAACTTAAAGTGAGGAGGAGATAGATGGAAGGTGTTGACTAGTTGTGTTGCACCTACAATTCTGTATCTATCCACCCCAGGTCAATATCTATGTGGACGCTGTCATCAACCACATGTGCGGTGCGAGCGGTGGTGAGGGAACCCACTCTTCATGTGGAGGCTGGTTCAGTGCCGACAAGAAGGACTTCCCCAGTATCCCCTTTACCCATTATGACTTCAATGACCACAAATGCAGGACTGGCAGTGGCAATATTGAGAACTATGGTGATGCCAATCAGGTAATGAACGTCTCTCAGAAAGTATGTActgtacaaatgtaatttacagCTTATAACCATATTTTCATAGTGCGTATTAACCCCATTAAAAGATCCTCGGAGGAGTGTAAacaagaattaaaaaaacaattcatttgtGACGTAAATGCTTATTTGCTGCTCAAGGTGCGCGACTGTCGTCTGGTCAGTCTGTTGGACCTCGCCCTGGAGAAAGATTACGTCAGGGGCAAGGTGTCCTGACTTCATGAACAAGCTGATTGACATGGGTGTGGCTGGATTTAGAGTGGATGCCGTCAAGCACATGTGGCCAGGTGACCTGTCTGTTATCTACGGTCGTCTGAACAACCTCAACACCAAGTGGTTCTCTGGTGGCTCCAGACCCTTCATCTTCCAGGAGGTATGTATTTTAGAAGTTTACTTGATTTCTACAGCGGAATtgtaaagaaagacagaaaagataTCAACCAGCACACAACTGTTAACTTCCATTTTACTGTAGCGTTAGcaacatgtactgtagatgCATGATGAGTGGCTTCAACTCATCTCTGTATTGGACTGTTGTATGtttttactgatttattttactgaacCAAAAGGCTGGATGAACTTATTTCAACTTGGAAAACATGGCACCAGCCAACACAAACGGCCACTAATGTAACTAATTTGCATTCAAGTTAACGATTGACAGCTGAAATATACATACTAGGATGTGATTGGATGAGTACTAACCGCCCACATGACTAATATTTATGACTGCAAAACAGCAGTCAACAGAGCCGTGGGAAAATAAGTGGGGAAAGCAAGATGACATACACATGCAGACTCAGAGCTGATTTTAATATCCAAGAACACGTTACTAGTTGACAAGCACCTGGTATAAATACAGGTAATATCTTGTATAAAATGACGATGCCAAAGGTGCTAAACAACATTAGCTGCAAAAACCGCCTGTGatctcaaaaacaaatgtgctcTGCCTTCACTAAcaacataaatgtttaatagCAGAAACATGGTTCTTGTTACTGCTGAGAAAATCTTACGTGTTAAATTCCTTTTCGTCAATCCACAAATCACTGATATGGTGATTCAAAACCACATCTACTTTGAATCATGATGTGTTGATTTCCTTGTAGGTTATTGATTTGGGAGGTGAGCCCATCACAACTGGAGAGTACTTCCATCTGGGGAGGGTGACTGAGTTCAAATACGGTGCCAAACTGGGAGGTGTGTTCAGAAAGTGGAACGGGGAGAAGCTGTCTTACACCaagtatgtgtgtttctgatggTGTGCCTAAATCACATATGAAATAGATGTATaagaatatgtatttaaatatgagAGATGAAACTATAGTTTCTGaattaaatactttgtttttagaAGTGAACTCATTATTTGTAAAATGGTATTCTTGTGTGCAGGAACTGGGGAGAGGGATGGGGCTTCATGCCCAATGGCAATGCTTTCGTCTTCGTGGACAACCACGACAACCAGAGAGGCCATGGTGCTGGTGGTGCATCCATTGTTAGCTTCTGGGACTCCAGGCTCCACAAGATGGCTGTCTCCTACATGCTGGCCCATCCTTACGGAGTCACCAGGGTGATGTCTAGCTTCCGTTGGAACCGCCACATCGTCAATGGAAAGGTAGATTCTCTTTTAAGTAGGAATAATGataaaatgaaatgtacagtatagtgtgtacttgtgtgtgtgtaaactcaTTGATCAACAATTTATTTTGTAGGATCAGAATGACTGGATGGGCCCTCCCAGCAATGGTGATGGCTCCACCAAGTCTGTTCCCATCAACGCTGACCAGACTTGTGGAGACAGATGGGTGTGTGAGCACAGATGGCGTCAGATCAAGTCAGTCCTCAAAAAGCTAGAGACGGGGAACTGTTGACCTTATATAttgagacaataataataagttctACTTGGTACATTATACGTTATGGTTGTATTTTGTCATATCGCCACTTTAGGAACATGGTTAATTTCCGCAACGTGGTCAACGGACAGCCTCACTCCAACTGGTGGGACAACCAGAGCAACCAGGTTGCCTTTGGACGTGGTAATCGTGGTTTCATCGTCTTCAACAATGATGACTGGTAAGGACTATTAGTATTCTAACTGGTACTGATAAAACACTAATTTCATcaacttaaagggacagtgtttAGGATTTGGTGGCATCTGGCGTTGCGGTTGCAGATTACAATGCCTTTCTCTCCCTAATTGATATCCTTGGCTTACACGTCctgtttgcattgttttaataagaatatacagaaaaataaaactacGAGATCCTCTCAAAGAACACTTTCATTGTGACATTATGGtggtttaaaaagtaaaaacatgttcTTGTTCTTCACCTTCAGGAACCTGGATGTGGCCCTGAACACTGGCATGCCCAGTGGCACCTACTGTGATGTCATTTCTGGCCAGAAAGAAGGAAGCCGGTGCACTGGGAAGCAGATCCAAGTTGGCGGTGATGGCCGCGCCCACTTTAAGATCAGCAACAGAGATGAGGACCCCTACGTTGCTATACACGCTGACTCcaagctgtaaaaaaaaacaccctgtACAACGTCAACTAAATCTTCACCAATTAACTTGATTTATACCAATACaatttaataatgtatattcaaataaaattatattaaatattttttcaattGATTTTTAGTGTACCTTCTGATGGATCGAAACAAAAGCcattgattcattcattcataatcTTTGGCTGGATCGCAGCACAGCGGGGTCCTATAAACGCAACAGTCTGTCAGAGACTGAAATGGTCGAAGAAGGTGACAAAGTTACACCGTTGGTTGGTCCAGTTGGAGTTTCCCATTAACCGTTGCTCTTTCGAAAATAAATCTGATCAACTTCCTCTATACATATGCAGTATGCAAAATGTGTCCATATGTTAGTCAAATCTGTTCAGATCAGCATGGAGGACTATACTGtgatgtatatattatatttaatgtgtcCCTGCAAATTTAATGTAGTTTGTACTTACCTTTGCCAATAATCCTGCTATACATTGTAAGCTAGTAAGGTTTGCAGATAACACTAGAGCAGATCCACACTGATTTACCTATTCCTTACACTTTTgcttgtttttggttttgtaaaAGCCAAACTCCTTAGCCTATACTtaattgagtttttatttttaattaaagacaCATGTACGCTGTTACACCTTATGATTGCACAACACCTGCTCAGGGAGTCGTATACCGAACAGTCAAGTGATGTATGAATGACAGAAATGATTGAATCATGAGTTGAGTTCTTTTCAAAAGTTGTTTGATCAGACAGTTACACGCTCAGTGACCTGTGATGCCTGCGAATTACCTTCCCTCGTTGTGTAAGCTTTTCCTCCGCTGGGACGACTCCATGCCATCACACTGCAGCCACTTCAGTTTCACCTGAGTGCAACGCTGGCATCCAGCATTAGGGCAGCGTTGGGGCCCTGAGGGGCAATCGAGCCAGCTTCCCATCCTTACCTCCTTcctctgcctgtctttctgcCCCCTTCGCCCTCGCTCGCACCACCTTCCCAGATCACCTACTGACTCCCCGCCGGCAGCAGCTCTGGACCTGTGACACTGGAGTGCCAGCCACCACAGGTGAGACAGCAAAGGTGATGCCTGCCAGAACATTCAGTTCATCTCTGTTGTCATGGCAACGTGACCCACGAGCAGAGAAA from Cottoperca gobio chromosome 17, fCotGob3.1, whole genome shotgun sequence carries:
- the LOC115022480 gene encoding LOW QUALITY PROTEIN: pancreatic alpha-amylase-like (The sequence of the model RefSeq protein was modified relative to this genomic sequence to represent the inferred CDS: deleted 1 base in 1 codon) produces the protein MKLLILVALFGLSLAQHNPHTKHGRTAIVHLFEWRWADIAAECERFLAPNGFGGVQISPPNEHIVLNNPWRPWWQRYQPVGYNLCSRSGNENELRDMITRCNNVGVNIYVDAVINHMCGASGGEGTHSSCGGWFSADKKDFPSIPFTHYDFNDHKCRTGSGNIENYGDANQVRDCRLVSLLDLALEKDYVRGKVSDFMNKLIDMGVAGFRVDAVKHMWPGDLSVIYGRLNNLNTKWFSGGSRPFIFQEVIDLGGEPITTGEYFHLGRVTEFKYGAKLGGVFRKWNGEKLSYTKNWGEGWGFMPNGNAFVFVDNHDNQRGHGAGGASIVSFWDSRLHKMAVSYMLAHPYGVTRVMSSFRWNRHIVNGKDQNDWMGPPSNGDGSTKSVPINADQTCGDRWVCEHRWRQIKNMVNFRNVVNGQPHSNWWDNQSNQVAFGRGNRGFIVFNNDDWNLDVALNTGMPSGTYCDVISGQKEGSRCTGKQIQVGGDGRAHFKISNRDEDPYVAIHADSKL